In one Desulfobacterales bacterium genomic region, the following are encoded:
- a CDS encoding PilZ domain-containing protein produces MSTTEQRRYLRQETDIPITICKDEEKIPATMIDISEGGIAIVSERGLFPGAEVDIIG; encoded by the coding sequence ATGAGCACCACAGAGCAAAGACGCTATTTGCGGCAAGAAACGGATATCCCTATAACGATTTGCAAAGACGAAGAAAAGATCCCCGCAACGATGATCGATATCAGCGAAGGCGGCATTGCAATAGTTTCAGAAAGAGGTTTATTTCCCGGCGCTGAGGTTGATATCATAGGGTAA
- a CDS encoding ketoacyl-ACP synthase III: MKRSLIKSTGRYVPDRHVTNEELAGLMDTSNEWIVQRTGIEARYWVREGEDVGTSDLAYEASIIALEKAHWKPEDLDLIVFATMTPDVNVPGSGAFLQNRLGAENVPALDIRQQCTGFLHGLEICDAYIRSEKAQKILLVGAEYQSRYLELTTENRDTAVIFADGAGAVCIEAIETEEEVGVITSILHADGKYAGALRAGLPARKSGPAISQIVIRNKEHFPYMDGKAVFKLAVTRLPIVTEELLAKANMKIEDLDMIIPHQANLRINEAFRERMNIPAEKMYNNIQRYGNTTAATIPIALDELMEKNMLKPKDVILFIGLGAGLTWGGVIYKLP, translated from the coding sequence ATGAAACGATCACTTATAAAAAGTACCGGCAGGTATGTGCCTGATAGACATGTCACAAACGAAGAGCTGGCCGGGCTGATGGACACATCAAATGAATGGATTGTGCAGCGCACAGGCATCGAAGCCAGGTACTGGGTCAGGGAAGGTGAGGATGTCGGGACATCGGATCTTGCTTATGAGGCTTCCATTATTGCACTGGAAAAGGCGCACTGGAAACCGGAGGATTTGGATTTAATTGTGTTTGCAACCATGACACCCGACGTGAACGTGCCGGGTTCGGGGGCCTTTCTGCAGAACCGGCTGGGTGCGGAAAACGTCCCTGCCCTCGATATCCGCCAGCAGTGCACCGGGTTTCTGCATGGGCTGGAGATCTGCGATGCCTATATCAGGAGTGAAAAAGCGCAGAAAATCCTTTTGGTAGGGGCTGAATACCAAAGCCGATACCTGGAGCTGACAACCGAAAACCGTGATACGGCGGTTATTTTTGCCGATGGCGCCGGTGCTGTCTGCATTGAAGCAATTGAAACGGAAGAGGAAGTTGGCGTCATCACATCGATTCTCCATGCCGACGGAAAATATGCAGGAGCCCTGCGTGCGGGATTACCTGCTCGAAAATCCGGGCCTGCCATCAGTCAGATTGTAATACGAAACAAGGAACATTTTCCTTACATGGATGGTAAGGCCGTATTCAAACTGGCTGTGACCCGCCTGCCAATAGTAACAGAGGAGCTGTTGGCAAAAGCAAACATGAAAATTGAAGACCTGGATATGATTATTCCCCATCAGGCAAACCTGAGAATAAACGAAGCCTTCAGGGAACGGATGAATATCCCGGCAGAAAAAATGTATAACAATATTCAACGATATGGAAATACAACTGCGGCGACTATTCCGATTGCACTTGACGAACTCATGGAAAAAAACATGCTGAAACCAAAGGACGTTATCCTGTTCATCGGTTTAGGGGCGGGATTGACCTGGGGTGGTGTTATCTATAAGTTGCCATAG
- a CDS encoding cold-shock protein: MTNGTVKWFNDHKGFGFIEQENGPDVFVHHSAINAAGFKSLSDGARVTFDIEQGPKGPAAANVNVV; the protein is encoded by the coding sequence ATGACAAATGGAACTGTTAAGTGGTTTAATGACCACAAAGGCTTTGGATTCATCGAGCAGGAAAACGGACCGGATGTATTTGTGCATCATAGCGCAATCAATGCAGCCGGTTTTAAATCTCTCAGTGATGGTGCGCGCGTGACCTTTGACATCGAGCAAGGGCCGAAAGGTCCGGCCGCTGCCAATGTAAACGTTGTCTAA
- a CDS encoding thioredoxin domain-containing protein has protein sequence MSHNQLIHEKSPYLLQHAHNPVAWQSWSEETFNRAKAENKPIFLSIGYATCHWCHVMEKESFEDEEAARYLNDTFVCIKVDREERPDIDAVYMAACQMMTGSGGWPLSIFMTPEKKPFFAATYLPKNNRFGRPGLIDICRQVRELWLNQKEKIDTSADGIASQMSRAFAFAGADEPDESLLDGAFQQIKRGFDPQHGGFESAPKFPTPHRLLFLLRSFHRNGDPHALDMVTRTLAAMRMGGIWDHVGFGFHRYATDAKWLLPHFEKMLYDQALIATAYLEAYQVTKDPFLAATAEDIFTYVLRDMTSTEGAFYSAEDADSEGEEGKFYIWTAEEFNRVLADEDAKRWGTILRLSPEGNFQDESTHKKTGANILHLTASLDKWADKLGLPQGQLDEEWKRIRDKLFQVRRERVHPLKDDKVLTDWNGLMIAALSRGARFLNRPDYERAARKAAQFVLLRMRDSEGRLFHRFRDGDLAIEAQAGDYAYLIYGLLNLYGATFDIAFAEEAQALQLNMIRDFWDETDGGFLSTRRGSDELPVRPKELYDGAIPSVNSVALYNLILLGRLTGDSKWEKKAGELVRAFAGTVKSQPTAFAFFLCALDFALHPGREVVISGSSEAADTKELLAALNLNFAPSEVTVVKSDQNAERLAKFAGYTDGLQVIADKAVAHVCRNGSCIDSTSDTQTLLDRILGHAKT, from the coding sequence ATGTCCCATAACCAGCTCATTCATGAAAAAAGTCCGTATCTGCTGCAGCACGCCCATAATCCTGTCGCCTGGCAGTCCTGGTCCGAAGAAACTTTTAACCGGGCCAAAGCCGAGAACAAGCCGATTTTTCTTTCCATCGGGTATGCCACCTGCCACTGGTGTCACGTCATGGAAAAGGAATCTTTTGAGGATGAAGAGGCCGCACGTTATCTCAACGATACCTTTGTCTGTATTAAAGTTGACCGTGAAGAACGCCCCGACATCGATGCGGTCTATATGGCCGCCTGTCAGATGATGACCGGCAGCGGCGGCTGGCCCCTGAGCATTTTCATGACGCCCGAAAAAAAACCGTTTTTCGCAGCCACCTATCTTCCCAAAAATAACCGTTTCGGCCGGCCGGGTCTGATCGATATCTGCCGGCAGGTACGGGAGTTGTGGTTGAACCAGAAAGAAAAAATAGACACCTCGGCCGACGGGATTGCATCCCAAATGTCCCGGGCATTTGCCTTTGCCGGAGCGGATGAACCCGATGAATCCCTGCTGGACGGCGCCTTTCAACAAATCAAACGGGGATTTGATCCCCAGCACGGCGGGTTTGAATCCGCGCCGAAGTTCCCCACGCCGCACCGGCTGCTTTTTCTGCTGCGCAGCTTTCATCGCAACGGAGACCCACATGCATTGGACATGGTTACGCGGACCCTGGCGGCCATGCGCATGGGGGGTATCTGGGACCATGTCGGCTTCGGTTTTCATCGGTATGCAACCGATGCGAAATGGCTCCTGCCGCACTTTGAAAAGATGCTGTATGATCAGGCCCTGATCGCAACAGCTTACCTGGAAGCCTACCAGGTCACCAAAGACCCGTTTCTGGCCGCAACCGCCGAAGATATTTTCACCTATGTATTGCGGGACATGACCTCGACCGAGGGCGCCTTTTATTCGGCTGAGGATGCCGACAGCGAAGGAGAGGAAGGCAAATTCTACATCTGGACGGCGGAAGAATTTAACCGCGTGCTGGCGGATGAGGATGCGAAACGCTGGGGTACGATTTTGCGACTGAGTCCCGAAGGCAATTTCCAAGACGAGAGCACGCACAAAAAAACCGGCGCCAACATCCTGCACCTTACCGCCTCCCTTGACAAATGGGCGGATAAGCTGGGGTTGCCCCAAGGCCAATTGGACGAAGAATGGAAGCGGATCCGGGATAAATTGTTCCAGGTACGCCGAGAGCGGGTCCATCCGTTAAAGGACGATAAAGTCCTGACCGACTGGAACGGCCTGATGATCGCAGCCTTGTCCCGGGGCGCCCGGTTTTTGAACAGACCGGACTACGAGCGAGCGGCCCGCAAGGCTGCTCAATTCGTATTGCTGCGCATGCGGGACAGCGAGGGCCGGCTGTTTCACCGCTTCAGAGACGGCGACCTGGCCATCGAGGCCCAGGCCGGGGATTATGCCTATTTGATTTACGGCCTGCTCAATCTGTACGGGGCCACCTTTGATATTGCTTTTGCCGAGGAAGCCCAGGCCTTGCAGCTGAATATGATCAGGGACTTTTGGGATGAGACGGACGGGGGCTTTCTCTCCACCCGCCGGGGAAGTGATGAGCTGCCCGTGCGTCCCAAGGAGTTGTATGACGGGGCGATCCCTTCGGTGAACTCGGTCGCGCTTTACAATCTGATACTTTTGGGCAGATTGACGGGTGACTCAAAATGGGAAAAGAAAGCCGGCGAACTGGTCCGGGCGTTTGCCGGAACGGTGAAATCCCAACCGACGGCTTTTGCCTTTTTTCTGTGCGCCCTCGACTTCGCGCTCCACCCCGGCCGGGAGGTCGTCATTTCCGGCAGTTCGGAAGCAGCCGACACAAAAGAACTATTGGCTGCATTGAATCTTAATTTCGCCCCATCCGAGGTGACCGTCGTTAAGTCGGATCAAAACGCCGAACGCCTGGCTAAATTTGCCGGTTACACCGACGGGTTGCAGGTGATTGCAGACAAAGCGGTTGCGCATGTCTGTCGCAACGGCTCCTGTATTGATTCCACCAGCGATACGCAAACCCTGCTGGATCGGATTCTGGGGCATGCGAAAACCTGA
- a CDS encoding EamA family transporter codes for MDIHIAMLVLLAAFLHAGWNAIVKTASDRLLVISSVALGQCLAGVLALPFVPVPDPASWAAIGVSALFHYAYYVFLINAYRFGDLSQVYPLARGVAPVLVAVGAAIFGGEMLALPAVAGVVMASTGIASIAFFQKSSLKGNWAALFFAGGTGVIIAGYTVADGIGVRLSGNPFGYIAWLFLFEFPVLVFVFYRRRGRLLSLLKREWLPYVGTGISSVLAYSLVIFAVAFAPMAAVSALRESSVIIAAMIGTLILGERPWRLRVAAAVMVAGGVTLIAGIW; via the coding sequence ATGGATATCCACATTGCGATGCTCGTATTGCTGGCTGCATTTCTGCATGCCGGCTGGAATGCGATAGTCAAAACGGCATCGGACCGGCTGCTGGTGATTTCTTCGGTGGCGCTGGGGCAATGTCTGGCAGGGGTGCTGGCCTTACCGTTTGTGCCGGTGCCGGACCCGGCCAGCTGGGCCGCCATCGGCGTGTCGGCGTTATTTCATTACGCTTATTATGTGTTTCTGATCAATGCCTACCGGTTTGGCGATCTGAGCCAGGTGTATCCCCTGGCCCGGGGGGTTGCGCCGGTGCTGGTGGCAGTGGGCGCAGCCATATTCGGAGGGGAAATGCTGGCACTGCCGGCAGTTGCCGGGGTGGTGATGGCGTCGACGGGTATCGCCAGCATCGCATTTTTCCAGAAATCGTCATTAAAGGGCAATTGGGCGGCCCTTTTTTTTGCGGGGGGCACCGGGGTTATCATCGCAGGCTATACCGTGGCAGATGGGATCGGGGTCCGTTTGTCGGGCAATCCCTTCGGGTACATTGCCTGGTTGTTTTTATTTGAATTTCCGGTGCTTGTGTTTGTTTTTTACCGGCGCAGGGGCCGACTGTTATCGTTGCTCAAGCGCGAATGGTTGCCTTACGTCGGAACCGGGATCAGTTCGGTTCTGGCTTACAGCCTTGTGATCTTTGCGGTGGCTTTTGCCCCCATGGCGGCGGTTTCCGCCCTGCGGGAATCGAGTGTGATCATCGCCGCCATGATCGGCACCCTTATCTTAGGAGAGCGGCCCTGGCGCCTGCGCGTGGCAGCAGCAGTGATGGTCGCCGGCGGTGTGACCCTGATTGCCGGCATATGGTGA